TTATATTATTTAAATTTTCTTTTCCTTTAATATTTGCATCTAATAGCTTATGTCCACCTGCAAAAATTATATATCCTCCAATAGTTCCTCCAAGTAAAGTTAATAATGAGAAACTTAAATCTCCATAAGACTCTGGAAATACAGCACTATAAGCTGCTTGTGAAATCGGTGGTTTGCTTTCTAAAGCTACATAAGATATTACTAAAATCATTAAAACACCTAGTATTTTAGTAAATTTATCTATAATCCTTCCTGCATCTTTTGAAATAAAAATTAATGCCCCCACTCCCCCAGCTAATAATGCTGAGTATGTAAGATCAATTCCAAATAACACATTTAACCCTAAGGCTGCTCCTCCTACATTCCCTATATTAAAAGCAAAACCTCCTAAAACAATTAATGTTGCTATTAAATACCCTAATCCCGGAACAATTTTATTTGCTAAATCTTGTCCTCTCAAGCCAGAAACTCCAATAATTCTAGAAATATTCAATTGAACTATTAAAGTTATAACTATAGAAACTAAAATAGAAAATGCAAAATTAGCCTTAAATTGCTCTGTAAAAATTGATGCTTGAGTTAAAAAGCCCGGTCCTACTGCAGACATCGCCATTAAAAAAGCGGCACCTAAAACAGCACCACCACTCTTTGAACTCATATTATTTTTCATAAAAAAATCCCTCCGTAAATTGTAACAAAATAACTTGCTCAGTTATTATATACCTTTGTTACTTCTTTTACTAGAGGGTATTTTAATTATTTTTTATATTACATATATCTTAATTTTAAATATATTCCTGCTACCACTAAAGTTTGTATCGCTATTAACGCACCAAACTTTAAGAATTTCACAAAATCTATTTTACATCCTGATTTTCCTGCTACACCAACTGCTACTACGTTTGTTGCAGAACCAAGAATAGAGATGTTTCCACCTAAACATGAACCAAAAGATAATGCCCACCAAAGTGCATCTGTATGAACCCCTTTAAATGTAGGAGCCATAACATCTATTATTTTTGAAACTGTTGCAGCGTTAGCAACGTTTCCTATTACTGATGTAAATAATGCTGATAAAGTCATAATAGACATTGTTGCAAACTCAAAGTTTCCTTTAGTTACTGCAATCATTTTGTCACTTACCATGTCGATAACATTTATTTTTTCAATTCCTAATACCATCATAAATAATCCAATAAAGAAGAACAGAGTATCCCACTCTACGTGCTTAAATATATCTGCTGGTTTTCTTTTTGCTATTGTTACAAGTAAAAATGCTCCACTTAAAGAGATTATTGCTAGACCTTTATTTATAAAGTTATTTAATACAAATCCAAGAATTACTAGCGCAAATATTGTTCCTGCTTCTCTTAATAGTTTCTTATCTTTCAAACTTCTACTTGGGTTCATCTCCATAATTCTAGCTTTTAACTCTGTTGAAACATGGAAATCTTTTCCATAGATGAAGTAAACATTTGCTAGTAATATTACCATTGATATTATTGCAACTGGTGATGTATTAAATAAAAATTCGTTAAATCCTAATCCACTTTCATGACCTATGATTAGTTGAGTTGGGTCACCTATTAGTGTTGCTGTTCCACCAATATTTGCTGCCATTATCTCTGTTATTACAAATGGGAATGGGTTTAACTTTAACTCTCCCGCTAGTAATATTGATATTGGTGCCATTAGTAGAATTGTTGTTACGTTATCTAAAAACGCTGAACAAACTGCTGTCACTATTGCTAGGAAAACAATAAGTAAAAATGGTTCTCCTCTAACAAACTTTGCTAATGTAATAGCAAACCACTGGAACACTCCTGTTTCAGATATCAAATGAACTATTATCATCATACCAATTAATAAAAATAAAATCTCTAATCTACTTGCTACAGCGTGTAATGCTTGCTCTTCATTAAAAATACCTACCATTGACATTGCTAATCCACCTAGCATCGTTGCCCATGCACCAGGTACCTTTTCTGTTATGATACAATAGAACACTGCTATAAAAATACCAAGCCCTAATATTAAGCTTAACATAAATCTTCACTTCCTTCTTATATATGTAATATTTTTCTTATAATATCTGATCTTAAAATAATTCCAAGATACTTTCCACTTTCAACAACATATATTCTCGTAACACCACGGTTCATAAATAAATATGATACTTCCATTAATGAAGCTTCTCTATCAACTGTTACAACTCCCTCTCTTCTATAAAGTTCTTCGATTGTTGTTGTTTTTTCATTTATTAGATAGTTTTCAAATGGCTCTCCCACAGTCATGAAGTTTAAGTCATTTAAAATAGTTGTGTATTTAGGCATTCCAAATGAGATTAACTCTCTTTCTGTTATCTCTCCCAAAAAGTTATTATTCTTATCTACTACAGGAATTCCACTAACCTTTTCCATTATTATTATTTTTGCAATGTCCTCTAATGTATTAGTTTCTTTTACTGGTTTTGGCACATTAGTCATTAAATCTTCAGCTGTAATATTATGATCTACCTCAATATTTGCAGCTTCTAATATTTTTATCGTTTCAATTGGATTTTTTTCTTCAATTATTCTATCTAAAATAACTTTATTTTTCATAGCTAATTTAGATATTCCTGACATTATCTTTAGTATTTTTTTACCTTTTAAAACATCAGCTATTACAAGAATAACTATTTTTAGCTCTTCCTCTTTGTTATCAAGTGTTTTTACCATAACTGGTTTTTCTGGAAATCCTATTGCTACTAAAATATCATCATAATGCTCTAATCTTGCGTGTGGAATGGCTACCCCATGTCCTAAGTAAGTTGATGCTTCTTCTTCTCTTTTTAACACGGCTTTTTTCATGATAGCCTTTTCATTTTTTAATGATTTGTTATTTTCAACAAGTTGATCTAAAAGATTTTCTATCAATTCATTGATATTATTCCCTTTTATGTTTGGAATAATTACTTTTTCCGATAGATAGCTAGACAGCTTCATTGGAACACCTCCGTTTTTTTACACTTATTTATCTTTTGTTCATTTTTAGTATAGCACATTTTTCCAAAAAGTAAATACTTTTTGAATCGTGAGTCAACTTTTTTTTTAATTTTTTGAAGGAACCCTCTTTTCTTCTTAGTATAATAGATTGAAAAAATAACTTATTTTAAAAGGAGAGATTTATATGAAAAAATTATTAGCTATGTTAGCTTTATCTTTAGCAATGGTTGCTTGTGGAGAGAAACAAGATACAACTCCAAATGATCCTAATCCCCCAGTACAAACTACTGATCTTGCTCAACCAGCTCAGACTACTGATTCTCAAGCAGCAGATAACGCTAATCAACCAGTTGAAGCTATTGAAGAAACTGTTGTAGAAGAAGTTACTCCTGCTACTCCTGCAGAGATTAAAGCTGCTGAAGAAGCTGCTGGTAAAAATCCTGTTCAAGCTGTAGAAGAAACTGTTGAAGAACAAGTTCAAACTGTAACACCAGATTCAAATACTAAAACTGCTCAATAATAATAAAAAATACAGGTCTCTATTAAGAGCCTGTATTTTTTTTTGTTAACTTCTTTATAAATTCCAGGTCTTCTATAGGTTTACTAAAAATATATCCTTGTCCAATATCAACATTCGCTTTTTCTAAAAATTCTAGTTGTAACTTTGTTTCTATTCCTTCTGATACAATTTTAAGATTTAAATCCTTTATAAGTCCTACTAAAGCCATATATATATTCGATGCAACTAAATCTCCTTTAGTTCCTATAGCATCTAAAATACCTTTATCAAATTTTATTACATCTAAAGGTATTAGTGGTAATAAACTTACAGTGGAGTGTCCTGCTGTAAAGTCATCCATTGAAAATGATATGTTTATTTTTTTTAATTCATTTATTTTTTCCAAAGTTGTTTTTAAATTTGTTGAAAATATAGACTCTGTTATTTCAATCTCCATATAGTCCCCTGAAATACCATTTTCTTTTAGTAAATTTTTAATTACAGACACTACATCATCTCTTTCAAGAGATTTCATAGATAGATTAAAAGACATTTTAAAATTATCGTTTATATAGCCATTTTCTTTTAAATTTTTTACAAAATTTATAGCATCACTTGCTATTTTATAATCAATTAAATGTATTAAATTAATCTCTTCTGCAATTGGTATAAACTCTCCAGGTGATATAAAACCTAACTTTTCATCACTCCATCTCGCTAAAGCTTCTGCTCCAATAATTTCCTTACTTTTTATACTAAATTTTGGTTGATATACGCCATATAACCCTTTTAAATTTTTATTTCTTAATAGTGATTTTATCGAATACTCTCTCTCTTTTTTCTTTATTAAATCCTCAGTAGCTTCAATATAATAAAAATTATTTTTTTTCTTTACATCTTCCATAGCCATATACCCATATTTAAAAGCAGTTTCTAAATCTTTATTATTGTTTTTATAAAAACCAATACTTAAATCTACTTGATAACTTAATTTTAAAGAGTGCATCTCTTTTTTTAATCGTTCTAACCTTTCAATTAAAAATTCATCTTCACTAAAAATATAAAACTCATCTCCTGAAACTCTAAAAATATTTTGATTTTTAAATATTCTTTTTAGTTTATCTGCTACAATTCTTAGTATATCATCTCCTGAGCTTTGACCATATTTATCATTTAGCTCTTTAAAATTATTGATATCTACTACTACGGCAAATCCCTTCATATCTTTTTTTTCATTAATAAAATTCAAGAATTCAATTCTATTTGGAAGAGTTGTAATTAAATCTTTTTTTAGTTCTTTTGTCATTTTGTGATTTAAAAGTATTTTATAAATAGAGATCATTACGAATATTGTAGAAATAGCTAACAATAAATACAGTATCTTATTTGTTAATTGAAAGTGCTGATACTCATTAAAAGCTTCTTGCTTTTTCATTATATCTGCTTCTTCTTCTAACTTTTTTAAACTTAATCCATTTTTTATACCTTTATTTATTATCTTTTTTAATATCTCATCGCTTTTATATAACCCTAAAGATATTGGAATCTCCATAAATTCATCAACTTTAAACTTACTTGTATCCATTTTATTAATATCAAATAAAAAAGCTGCATTTATTATATAACTATTCAATGCTTTTTCTAATTCATCATAACTTTTAAAAAATAAAATATCGTTTTTCAAATAATATTCTTGTACAAAACTCTCCTCTATTGATCCTCTTACTACTCCTATCTTAGTATTATGTGAGAAAAAACTAGAGACTTTATATAATGTTGGCTTATATATTGGTTCTGTAAAGATTATATCATCATTCCATTCTTTATTTTCTGGTAATGGGACTACTCGAATTTTTTTCTTTAAAAAATCATTATATATATTATTCCAATTATTATTTCGATCATTTATTATTTTAAAATTTATGCCTGTTCTTTTAGAAAATTTTTCTATAAAAAACGGAATAACACCTACAAATCTTTTTAAATCTTTTGAATAATAGCTTAATGTATTATTTGGTTCTAAAGCTATTGTAACTTGAGAAAGATTATTCAAGTACTCTCTCTCCTCTAGTGTTAACGATTCTAAAAACTTATTTTTATATATTACATTAGATTGCTTTTCTAAATATTTTGTAATATCACCTTGATATTTCTCTAAAAGAGCATTATTTACTATTGCTGCTAAATCATTTAATCTCTTTTGTAATCCTATTGATATATCCGGAAGATAACCAATTTTAATAATATTTTCCCATCCTCTTATATTATATTTAGATGTTAAAAATATTTTATCTTGCTCTAAAAAGCTATCTTCAACTTCAACTATATTAACTTTTATATCATTGCCTCTTAAAAATTTTTTCAAATATCCTGTATAAATTGAATTTTTAGTAACATAAATATCTTTTTCATTTAAATTTTTCAAATTTTTTAAATCATATTTTTCTGTATTTGAAGTAGCTAAATAGATTGAGTCATCATACAAAGGTAGACTAAATACACTGTTTTCTTTTCTTTCCTCACTTTGAGTAACAGACCCTAAAATATCAATCTCTTTTCTATTGTACATTGCTAGTAATTCACTCCAATTCCCTTTTACTATTTGTACATTCAAACCTAAATAATTTTTAAATAAATCCTCTATTATAGTGTTTAATGATTGATTATCTATAATAGTATTGTCAAAATCTGATGTTTTTAAACCTAAAACTAGTTGATGTTCTCTATAACTTTCTAGAACTTTTTCCTCTTTAATATTTTTAGGTATATAACCAGCAGCTAATAAAATTTGAGTCAAAAGAAAACACAATATAAAAACCTTTAGCATCCATCCTCCCACTTTTTTATAAATAGACTTTTATTATATCAAATCCTACTAAAAGGGTCAATTTAATACTCTGGTTTCTACTAATGTTTTTTACCAGCTTCCGCCTCCACCTCCACCAGCTCCACCTCCTGATGAACCTCCACCCATAGATGAACTACCTCCACCAAAATTACTTGGAGCCTTTGGAGCGGATAACATTGTATCATTAAAAGCAGACAAAGAGTTATTAAAGCTTCCCATGAAAGCACCTAATACAAATGCATTCCCCATACTAGAACCGCCGTACCACTGAGGAGGTTCAACTACAAGATCTTTAAATTTATCTGCCCAAATACTACTAACTCCTAATACAATTGTATAAGGAAGTATATTATAAAAATAACTTGGATTTTCTTCTAATAACATCTCTAATTTTCTTTTCTCTGCTGTTTCTAAAAATCTTTTAAAGCCGAGTATTTTTCCTAAAATTTCGTTTCCGTATTGTGTTCTACTTTTTATTTTACCACTTATAGCTAAGGTCACTAATACTGATAACCCACCTAATATAATAGTGATTGCTGTATCTATTCCTGCACTTGTACCAAAATAATAAAAGTATCCAAAACTAGCAGCTATTATGAATAAAATAGATGTTCTAACACTCCCACCAGCTCTTAAGCTTTTAGAGCTATATAAAGTTTTTTTACTCATAATTAAATCTATCTCTAAAATTTCTGCTGCTTTATCAATGTGTTTATAAAATCTGTTTCTTAAATCTTTAATATTTAATTTATTTGATGAATTCTTATAAGCAGATAGAGCATTGTACATATATTTTTCAAACTCTTTTTCTGTTTCTATTTTATCTTTTAAGAATTCTATTTCAAATTCATCCTTTGTAAATAACCCACCTTTTTTCAACTCATTAACTTTTAAATAACCTTTATTAGCCCAATAAAAAATTAAACTTGTTAAATCTTTAGAATGTATAATTCCATCTATATAATATCCTATTTCTGTTGGTGTAAGATTATCAGGAGGATAAAATTCAACCGTTTGAATAACACTATCTCTATCTTTATATTTTTTTAAAAGTCCAAATGCCATTCCTGGAATAAGAAGGTATATTAGATATAAAACACCCTTAAATATATAATAAGTTATTTTTTGATCTCTAAAATCAAAATATCCCTCTGGCAACGGCAAAGCTATCGTTACGCTCTCCTTTGGATTTAAATCTACTGTTGTATAACCACTTATTATGTTTCCATTTACGTTCCATTTAACCCCATTAGTATCTGTACTACCATACTTTCCTAGAGTAAAATTCACTTTATTACTATCAAAACTTTTAGGTAGTTCTATAGTAAACTCAACCTTTTTTATAGTCGTATCCCAATCATTTCCAATTAGATTATAATAAACTTCATCATAACTAGAGTTTCTATCCCAACCTATATTATAGGTATATTTTATTATATAATCTTTTATTCCTGTCAAATATCTATTTGGATCTCCTAATCTCAAGTAGATATAATTCCCTTCATCTTTTGCAACAGTTTGAACATTCGTCTTTATATTTGTAACCTTTATCTCTTTTCCATTAAACTCCTCTGGAATTATTCTATATATTCCTCGTCTTGGCTGTAAAAAATCCACTCTTATATTTTCATCAACACTGTAGATATTTTTATCATCTATTTTTACATTTACTTTATAGTTATCAATTATATATCCTGCATCTGCAAAAATAGTTGTAACTAAAAGAAAAAATAGACTAAAACTGAACTTTAACATTTTGTCTTTCCTCTTCATTTTCAACTTTAAAGAATGGATATTTCTTAAATCCAAAGTTATTAGCCACTATAACACTTGGAAATGTTTCACACATTGTATTATAAACTCTAACACTACCATTATAATATTTTCTTGCTTGTAAAATATCTTCCTCTATTGCTACTAATTCACTTTGTAACTTCATAAAGTTTTCATTTGCTTTTAATTCAGGATAATTTTCTGTTAAAGCAAATAATTTTCCTAAAGCACCTGTTATCATATTTTCATTTTCTATTTTTTCTTCTGGAGTTGTAGCGGTCATATATTTGTTTCTTGCTGCTACTACAGCCTCTAATGTACTACCTTCATAATTTTTATATCCCTTTACAGTTTCTACTAAATTTGGTATTAAGTCATATCTCTTCTTTAAGTATGCATCAATTGTTGAAAAAGCCTCATCCACAAAGTTTCTTTCTTTAACTAACTTATTGTACACTCCTATAATATAACCAATTAAAATAACTAACAAAACGATAAATACTATTCCTAAAATCATAACTTCCTCCCTATTATTTTTTTCTTTTATGTATTATACTATATTTATTTTTAAATCCTTATGAAAACTTTTTATCTGGAGGCTTTTTGCATGAAGAAAAAGATTTTTACATTTTTAGGTTTCCTATTTTTAGGATTTGGTATCATTGGAGCATTTTTACCTATAATTCCAACTGTGCCTTTTATATTAGTTGCTGCGTATTTTTTTGAAAAAAGTTCAGAGAAATTCTATAACTGGTTGCTTAATAATAAATATTTTGGTGAGCATTTAAAAGATTATAGAGTTAATAAGGGAATTACTAAAAAAAATAAGATTATTGCTATATTATCCACAATTTTTGGGATGACATTAGGAATGTTTTTTATGCCCTTTATCATTGGTAAAATTTTACTTTTACTTATCCTTGTAGGTGTTATTTTTCATATTATAAATGTTGAAACAATAAAAAAATAGATTATAGCGATTAACTCACTATAACCTATTTCATTAACTTCCTATAAACATTTGTGTCCAGATATTATTTCCATATTCATCTCTTGAGACTCCCATCTCTTTAAATCTTGGATTTAAAATATTTTTTCTATGTCCTGGAGAATCCATCCATGATTTCATAACATATTCTGGTGTATTTTGACCTTTTGCTATATTCTCTCCAGCAGTCATATAATCTACACTATGCTTTTTCATTAAATCAAAAGGTGTCCCGTAAACAGGAGAGTTATGACTAAAGTATCTATTTTTATACATATCATCAGATTTTATTTTAGCTAGTTTATTTAATTTTGAATTTAACTTCATAGGACTTAATCCTCTACTAACTCTTTCCCTATTAACTAATTTTAAAATAACCTTTTGATCCTCATTAGCTCCAAAAACCAATGTTCCTAAAAGAAAAACCATTATTCCTAGTAATTTTTTCAATTTTGCCTCCTTATTATAGTTTTCTATAATATATCTTAGCAAAATCTCTTTTATATCTCCAAATTTATTTTTCTTCTAATTGAGTTTTTACATAGTTTGGTAAAGCAAATGTCGCTCTTTGAATATCAGTATTATAGTATCTAGTTTGAATATTTAACTTATTCCATTCTTCAATTTTACAATCTAAAGTTGGATTATATTTTTTTGATGCAAATCCAAATAACCAATGTCCTGATGCATATGTTGGTTGATGAAACTGATAAACTTTTGCTATAGGAAATATTTTTTTGATCTTATTGTGAGCTTTTTTCATCTCTTGAGAATATCTTTCATAATATGGAGATTCGTGTTGATTTACTAAAATCCCATCGTTTTTTAAAACTCTATAACAATTTTTATAAAACTCAGTTGTAAAAAGACCCTCTCCTACAGATATTGGATCTGTTGAATCAACTAGTATTAAATCATACATTTCACTTGGACAATCTTCTACAAATTTTAAACCATCTTGATAATATAAGGTCACCCTTTTGTCTTCTAATTTATCTGCTGTAAATGGTAAAAATTTTTGAGATAATCTTACAACTCTTTCATCTATCTCAACCATATCTATTTTTTCTATAGTGGAGTATCTTGTAAGTTCTCTTACTGTACCTCCATCTCCGCCACCTATTACCAATACCCTTTTTATATTTAAATTTGTACACATTGGAACATGAGTTATCATCTCGTGATATATGAATTCATCTTTTTCAGTTATCATTATCATTCCATCAAGTGTAAAAAATCTTCCATATTCATTTGAAGTAAAGAAATCTATTTTTTGAAAAGGTGTTTCCTCTGAATATAAATGTTCTTTAACTTTAATAGAGAATCTTGTATTCTCTGACCATTTTTCTGTAAACCATAAATCTAACATGCTATTCCTCCTCTGGTTTAAAAGTTATTTTTCCTAGCTCTTTTTTTGAGTAATTTCTAATTTTATCTACCATTCCTCTTGGAACCTCTATTGACTCACTTCTATCAGATTTAAATACATCCTCTAAAAATTTAAAAGCTGTCCATGGATCTATCTTATCGCCACAAGTAAACACATCAACTGCTGCATAACCATACTCAGGCCAAGTATGAATTGCAAGATGAGATTCTGATATAATTACAGCTCCTGATACTCCATAAGGGTTAAAATGATGAAATACCGATTCAACTATTGTTGCATTAGCTATTTTTGCTGCTTCATTCATGTGTTCTTTTATTAAAGTAGGATTTTTTAATATTTCCTCATCACAGTTATAAAACTCAATTAAAATGTGTCTTCCAAGTGTTTCTAATTTCAATTTTCTCCTCCTAAAAACAGTATTTTAACAAAAAATTAAATTTAAATATTAAAATATTAAACTTTTGTTTAAAAAAATATATTTAAAATTTAATATTTTAAATATTGTATATATAATATCATCTCTTTATTTTTTGTCAATTGCTTTTTTATAAAAAAGAGAATATACTATATTATCGATAATTTAAGGAGAGATCTATATGGAAATCGGAAAAAAAATAAAAAGACTAAGACAAGAAAAATATCTTACTCAAGATGAACTAGCTAGTCGTTGTGAGTTATCAAAAGGATTTATATCACAAGTAGAACGAAACTTAACTTCTCCATCTATTGCAAATTTAGCTGATATCCTTGAAGGTCTTGGAACAAATTTAAAAGATTTCTTTAGTGATGATGGCGATGAAAAAATCGTTTTTGATGAAAATGATGCCTTTGAACTTACAGATTCTAAACTAAAATATAAAGTTGAATGGATTATACCTAATGCCCAAAAAAACCAAATGGAACCTATTTTATTAACTTTAGAAGAGGGTGGAAGATATAAAGAGGAAATTGCCCATGATGGACAAGAGTTTGGTTATGTTTTAAAGGGAGAAATTTTAATACATTTAGGTGATAAAGTTCATAAAGCTAAAAAAGGAGAAGCTTTTTATTATAGCTCTGGTAAAAATCACTATTTATCTAATTGCGGAAAAGGTAGTGCTAAAATTCTTTGGGTTTCAAATCCACCATCATTTTAAAATTAACATTTATAAAGATAGTTGTAATTTTTATGACTATCTTTTTTATTTGTAGAAAATTTTTATAACACTTTTCTCTTATTTTTTAAAATTTTTCATATTTTCTTTATCTTTTTTTTATGATATAAGTTAAGATGGGGGTGGTTCAAATCAATACAACAAATATTAATATTTTCACACTTTTTTCTCAAGGAAATTTTTCTTTAGAAGAGCTTTCTCTCTATTTAAATTTAGAGAAAAAATCTATTTACAAAAATATCAATTCTATCAACTCTTTTCTAAAGGATGAAAATCTTCCATTAATAACCTTAAA
This sequence is a window from Cetobacterium somerae ATCC BAA-474. Protein-coding genes within it:
- the speD gene encoding adenosylmethionine decarboxylase, with the protein product MKLETLGRHILIEFYNCDEEILKNPTLIKEHMNEAAKIANATIVESVFHHFNPYGVSGAVIISESHLAIHTWPEYGYAAVDVFTCGDKIDPWTAFKFLEDVFKSDRSESIEVPRGMVDKIRNYSKKELGKITFKPEEE
- a CDS encoding helix-turn-helix domain-containing protein, which produces MEIGKKIKRLRQEKYLTQDELASRCELSKGFISQVERNLTSPSIANLADILEGLGTNLKDFFSDDGDEKIVFDENDAFELTDSKLKYKVEWIIPNAQKNQMEPILLTLEEGGRYKEEIAHDGQEFGYVLKGEILIHLGDKVHKAKKGEAFYYSSGKNHYLSNCGKGSAKILWVSNPPSF